In Ipomoea triloba cultivar NCNSP0323 chromosome 15, ASM357664v1, one genomic interval encodes:
- the LOC116005762 gene encoding protein FAR1-RELATED SEQUENCE 5-like, which translates to MKQRSHTSTNYASLGGFDVRCSTIRKNRDGEVEVKYLLCSREGHTVSETDGSKTASEDITPNTNTRRRVSNRVGCKARCGIRRRKDGYYVVTALQEQHNHPLCSELARPFLKINRTLDIGHQEFIAACAKANIGTSKAFDLYKELTGGFDQIGATRVDFRNCRRDVNAQLHEADAQAVIDKYRQKHILFPSYTFEYDVDEENRLRRLFWVDPIAKENYKQFGDMVSFDATYRTNRYKMVFVPFTGIDNNKRCVTLAAGLISREDKHSYVWLLNQFKHSMDHTPTCIITDQDPAMKEAIPQVFPETRHRFCMWHIMTKLGEKAGAKLAKDETFRKKVNAVVWNESLGREDFETNWHAVMVEYGLGNNSWFTQLFDGRKNWIEAYFSDVFMGGLMRTTSRSEGENSIFGACINKGGTLLEFFTQFESVIETQRHKQSQLIAESEASFPPTKTPLMIEKHAASIYTITLMIEKHAASIYTITMFYDVQTEIHEGCFSCKITNKDHEGDKYVYTIKEEKTRNFTVKYERANNEVECSCGKFTKLGILCRHAFVVLKDEDAETIPPKYIVPRWTKNARAHNTSSVGTDQSATCNKEADGVKLAAQLWKEFYNCMALSKGDMPEMKEMLNFMLEHKGKLLKSKGKTQNKSNNSQLLETFYGTPASTTITVKPPQISKNKGSGKRLKSAREKAIEKKKKDGRKCHYCDEQPARHDFRNCPLNPNKKKKQNKKLKA; encoded by the exons ATGAAACAAAGAAGCCATACATCGACCAAC TATGCATCTTTGGGAGGTTTTGATGTAAGATGCAGCACAATCAGGAAGAATCGAGACGGGGAAGTAGAAGTCAAGTATTTGTTGTGTTCTAGGGAAGGGCACACAGTCAGCGAAACAGATGGGTCCAAAACTGCTAGTGAGGACATCACACCAAACACAAACACCCGACGACGAGTATCAAACCGGGTGGGTTGTAAGGCAAGATGTGGCATTAGGCGGCGCAAAGATGGATACTATGTGGTGACCGCATTGCAAGAACAACACAACCACCCCCTCTGCTCAGAATTAGCAAGACCATTCCTGAAGATAAACCGTACTTTGGATATTGGACATCAAGAATTCATAGCAGCCTGTGCAAAAGCCAACATAGGGACATCAAAAGCATTCGACCTATACAAAGAACTAACAGGTGGTTTTGATCAAATTGGGGCAACACGTGTGGACTTTAGAAATTGCAGAAGAGACGTAAATGCACAGCTACATGAAGCCGATGCGCAAGCAGTGATAGACAAATACAGGCAAAAACATATATTGTTTCCATCCTATACATTCGAGTATGATGTAGACGAAGAAAACCGACTACGAAGACTATTCTGGGTTGACCCAATAGCCAAAGAGAACTACAAACAGTTTGGAGATATGGTCTCTTTTGATGCTACATACCGCACCAATAG GTACAAAATGGTATTCGTGCCTTTTACTGGGATTGATAACAACAAGCGATGCGTGACTTTGGCAGCAGGGCTCATCTCAAGAGAGGATAAACACTCTTATGTATGGCTACTTAACCAATTCAAGCATAGCATGGATCATACACCTACCTGCATAATAACAGATCAAGACCCAGCAATGAAGGAAGCAATACCACAGGTGTTCCCCGAGACAAGGCACCGTTTCTGTATGTGGCACATCATGACAAAATTGGGAGAAAAGGCGGGTGCGAAATTAGCCAAAGACGAAACATTCAGGAAGAAAGTAAATGCAGTGGTGTGGAACGAATCTCTAGGGCGTGAAGATTTTGAGACAAACTGGCACGCAGTAATGGTAGAGTACGGCCTAGGAAACAACAGTTGGTTCACACAACTGTTTGACGGGAGAAAGAATTGGATAGAGGCATACTTCAGCGACGTTTTCATGGGTGGACTTATGCGAACAACATCAAGGTCCGAGGGCGAAAACAGTATATTTGGAGCATGTATCAATAAGGGTGGAACACTATTAGAGTTCTTCACACAATTTGAAAGTGTGATTGAAACGCAACGTCACAAGCAATCACAATTAATTGCAGAGTCTGAAGCCTCATTCCCACCTACAAAGACACCACTAATGATTGAGAAGCACGCAGCATCCATATACACAATTACACTAATGATTGAGAAGCACGCAGCATCCATAtacacaattacaatgttttacGATGTCCAAACAGAGATACACGAAGGGTGCTTCTCATGCAAGATCACAAACAAAGACCATGAAGGAGATAAGTATGTGTACACAATAAAGGAAGAGAAAACAAGGAATTTTACAGTGAAATATGAAAGAGCAAACAATGAAGTCGAGTGTTCATGTGGCAAGTTCACCAAGTTGGGGATTTTATGCAGGCATGCATTTGTAGTTTTAAAGGATGAGGATGCAGAAACGATACCACCAAAGTACATAGTTCCAAGGTGGACCAAAAATGCAAGGGCACACAACACAAGCTCAGTCGGCACAGACCAAAGTGCAACATGCAATAAAGAAGCAGATGGCGTGAAACTAGCAGCACAACTGTGGAAAGAATTCTACAACTGCATGGCACTATCAAAGGGGGACATGCCAGAGATGAAAGAAATGTTGAACTTTATGCTGGAACACAAAGGTAAACTGTTAAAGAGCAAAGGGAAGACACAGAATAAAAGCAACAACAGTCAGTTACTGGAGACCTTTTATGGCACACCTGCAAGCACTACCATAACAGTGAAGCCACCACAGATATCAAAGAACAAAGGAAGCGGGAAGCGTTTAAAGAGTGCACGCGAAAAAGCaatagaaaagaagaagaaagatgggcGGAAGTGTCATTATTGTGATGAACAACCAGCCCGACATGACTTCCGTAATTGTCCCCTCAACccaaacaaaaagaagaagcaaaatAAGAAACTGAAGGCATAG
- the LOC116005763 gene encoding uncharacterized protein LOC116005763, which yields MEASYGSSSSTRRRNTGESNDWVCICGNNLKISTSWTNQNPGRRYLVCSNEKGLKNCSFFEWFDPPMCSRSKMIIPGLLKRINKDEQEIQRLTGLLEDNRSKGKKNVYIGLLVMVVMLVCIVSVFVYLEKTIAPMNTRMLSYEV from the exons ATGGAGGCTTCATATGGATCAAGTTCTTCAACTCGGAGGCGCAATACTGGAGAGTCCAATGATTGGGTATGTATTTGTGGAAACAATCTGAAGATTTCTACCTCGTGGACAAATCAAAATCCAGGGCGAAGGTATTTGGTATGCTCCAACGAAAAG GGGCTAAAAAATTGTTCATTTTTCGAGTGGTTCGATCCTCCCATGTGTTCAAGATCAAAAATGATAATTCCTGGCTTGCTAAAGAGGATAAACAAGGATGAGCAAGAAATTCAACGTTTGACTGGGCTACTTGAAGATAATCGATCAAAGGGCAAGAAGAACGTGTATATAGGGTTGCTAGTAATGGTTGTAATGTTAGTTTGTATTGTAAGTGTGTTTGTTTATCTTGAAAAAACTATAGCTCCAATGAATACTAGGATGTTGTCCTATGAAGTGTAA